In one window of Ovis aries strain OAR_USU_Benz2616 breed Rambouillet chromosome 3, ARS-UI_Ramb_v3.0, whole genome shotgun sequence DNA:
- the CBY1 gene encoding protein chibby homolog 1 isoform X4, translating to MEAFWLKMPLFGSTFSPKKTPPRKSASLSNLHNLDRSTREVELGLDYGTPTMNLAGQSLKFENGQWIAETGISGGVDRRETQRLRRRNQQLEEENNLLRLKVDILLDMLSETTAESHLMEKELDELKSVSRRRK from the exons ATGGAAGCATTCTG GCTGAAGATGCCTCTCTTTGGAAGTACATTTAGTCCAAAGAAGACGCCCCCTCGGAAGTCGGCCTCTCTTTCCAACCTGCATAAT TTGGACCGGTCCACACGGGAGGTGGAACTGGGCCTTGACTACGGAACCCCCACCATGAACCTGGCCGGGCAGAGCCTGAAGTTTGAAAATGGCCAGTGGATAGCAG AGACGGGGATTAGTGGAGGTGTGGACCGGAGGGAGACCCAGCGCCTGCGGAGACGGAACCAGCAGCTGGAAGAAGAGAACAACCTCTTGCGGCTGAAGGTGGACATCCTGCTGGACATG CTCTCGGAGACCACTGCTGAATCCCACTTAATGGAGAAAGAGCTGGATGAACTGAAGAGCGTCAGCAGGCGGAGAAAATGA
- the JOSD1 gene encoding josephin-1, translated as MSCVPWKGDKVKSESLELPQAAPPQIYHEKQRRELCALHALNNVFQDSNAFTRETLQEIFQRLSPNTMVTPHKKSMLGNGNYDVNVIMAALQTKGYEAVWWDKRRDVGAIALTNVMGFIMNLPSSLCWGPLKLPLKRQHWICVREVGGAYYNLDSKLKMPEWIGGKSELRKFLKHHLRGKNCELLLVVPEEVEAHQSWRADV; from the exons ATGAGTTGCGTGCCATGGAAAGGAGACAAGGTCAAATCTGAATCATTGGAGCTGCCCCAGGCAGCACCCCCACAAATCTACCATGAGAAACAGCGCAGGGAGCTCTGTGCTCTGCACGCCCTCAATAACGTCTTCCAGGACAGCAATGCCTTCACCCGGGAAACGCTGCAAGAGATTTTCCAGAG GCTATCGCCAAACACCATGGTGACCCCCCACAAGAAGAGCATGCTGGGAAATGGGAACTACGATGTGAACGTCATTATGGCAGCACTTCAGACCAAAGGCTATGAAGCTGTTTGGTGGGACAAGCGCAG GGATGTTGGCGCCATTGCTCTCACAAACGTTATGGGCTTCATTATGAACCTGCCCTCCAGCCTGTGCTGGGGTCCCCTGAAGCTGCCACTCAAAAGGCAGCACTGGATCTGTGTTCGAGAGGTGGGAGGTGCCTACTACAATCTCGACTCCAAACTGAAGATGCCCGAATGGATTGGAGGCAAGAGTGAGCTCAG GAAATTTCTAAAACATCATTTGCGAGGAAAGAACTGTGAACTCCTGCTGGTGGTGCCAGAAGAGGTGGAGGCCCATCAGAGTTGGAGGGCTGACGTGTGA
- the CBY1 gene encoding protein chibby homolog 1 isoform X5 yields MPLFGSTFSPKKTPPRKSASLSNLHNLDRSTREVELGLDYGTPTMNLAGQSLKFENGQWIAETGISGGVDRRETQRLRRRNQQLEEENNLLRLKVDILLDMLSETTAESHLMEKELDELKSVSRRRK; encoded by the exons ATGCCTCTCTTTGGAAGTACATTTAGTCCAAAGAAGACGCCCCCTCGGAAGTCGGCCTCTCTTTCCAACCTGCATAAT TTGGACCGGTCCACACGGGAGGTGGAACTGGGCCTTGACTACGGAACCCCCACCATGAACCTGGCCGGGCAGAGCCTGAAGTTTGAAAATGGCCAGTGGATAGCAG AGACGGGGATTAGTGGAGGTGTGGACCGGAGGGAGACCCAGCGCCTGCGGAGACGGAACCAGCAGCTGGAAGAAGAGAACAACCTCTTGCGGCTGAAGGTGGACATCCTGCTGGACATG CTCTCGGAGACCACTGCTGAATCCCACTTAATGGAGAAAGAGCTGGATGAACTGAAGAGCGTCAGCAGGCGGAGAAAATGA
- the CBY1 gene encoding protein chibby homolog 1 isoform X2, translated as MWGNIMTLGLKMPLFGSTFSPKKTPPRKSASLSNLHNLDRSTREVELGLDYGTPTMNLAGQSLKFENGQWIAETGISGGVDRRETQRLRRRNQQLEEENNLLRLKVDILLDMLSETTAESHLMEKELDELKSVSRRRK; from the exons ATGTGGGGAAATATCATGACCTTAGG GCTGAAGATGCCTCTCTTTGGAAGTACATTTAGTCCAAAGAAGACGCCCCCTCGGAAGTCGGCCTCTCTTTCCAACCTGCATAAT TTGGACCGGTCCACACGGGAGGTGGAACTGGGCCTTGACTACGGAACCCCCACCATGAACCTGGCCGGGCAGAGCCTGAAGTTTGAAAATGGCCAGTGGATAGCAG AGACGGGGATTAGTGGAGGTGTGGACCGGAGGGAGACCCAGCGCCTGCGGAGACGGAACCAGCAGCTGGAAGAAGAGAACAACCTCTTGCGGCTGAAGGTGGACATCCTGCTGGACATG CTCTCGGAGACCACTGCTGAATCCCACTTAATGGAGAAAGAGCTGGATGAACTGAAGAGCGTCAGCAGGCGGAGAAAATGA
- the TOMM22 gene encoding mitochondrial import receptor subunit TOM22 homolog, with amino-acid sequence MAAAAAGPGAPLSPDELLPKGDAEKPEEELEEEDDEELDETLSERLWGLTEMFPERVRSAAGATFDLSLFVAQKMYRFSRAALWIGTTSFMILVLPVVFETEKLQMEQQQQLQQRQILLGPNTGLSGGMPGALPSLPGKI; translated from the exons ATGGCTGCCGCCGCTGCCGGGCCTGGGGCGCCTCTGTCCCCAGACGAATTGCTTCCGAAAGGCGATGCCGAGAAGCCTGAGGAGGAACTGGAGGAGGAAGACGACGAGGAG CTAGATGAAACCCTATCGGAGAGACTGTGGGGTCTGACGGAGATGTTCCCGGAGAGGGTCCGCTCCGCGGCTGGAGCCACTTTTGATCTCTCCCTCTTCGTGGCTCAAAAAATGTACAG GTTTTCCAGGGCAGCCTTGTGGATTGGAACCACTTCCTTCATGATCCTGGTTCTTCCGGTCGTCTTTGAAACTGAGAAGTTGCAGAtggagcaacagcagcagctgcagcaacgGCAG ataCTTCTAGGGCCTAATACAGGGCTGTCAGGAGGAATGCCCGGGGCTCTACCTTCACTTCCTGGAAAAATCTAG
- the CBY1 gene encoding protein chibby homolog 1 isoform X3 — translation MPLFGSTFSPKKTPPRKSASLSNLHNLDRSTREVELGLDYGTPTMNLAGQSLKFENGQWIAETGISGGVDRRETQRLRRRNQQLEEENNLLRLKVDILLDMVRRAARGRCLGFPWAASQRVISASPHSRVPACPGTLL, via the exons ATGCCTCTCTTTGGAAGTACATTTAGTCCAAAGAAGACGCCCCCTCGGAAGTCGGCCTCTCTTTCCAACCTGCATAAT TTGGACCGGTCCACACGGGAGGTGGAACTGGGCCTTGACTACGGAACCCCCACCATGAACCTGGCCGGGCAGAGCCTGAAGTTTGAAAATGGCCAGTGGATAGCAG AGACGGGGATTAGTGGAGGTGTGGACCGGAGGGAGACCCAGCGCCTGCGGAGACGGAACCAGCAGCTGGAAGAAGAGAACAACCTCTTGCGGCTGAAGGTGGACATCCTGCTGGACATGGTGAGGAGGGCGGCCAGGGGGCGATGCCTTGGCTTTCCCTGGGCAGCTTCACAACGAGTCATTTCAGCCAGCCCACACTCTCGAGTGCCAGCTTGCCCAGGCACATTGCTCTGA
- the CBY1 gene encoding protein chibby homolog 1 isoform X1 → MPLFGSTFSPKKTPPRKSASLSNLHNLDRSTREVELGLDYGTPTMNLAGQSLKFENGQWIAGELHFLPFCPSKMVKGSLHLVIAGCALLPETGISGGVDRRETQRLRRRNQQLEEENNLLRLKVDILLDMVRRAARGRCLGFPWAASQRVISASPHSRVPACPGTLL, encoded by the exons ATGCCTCTCTTTGGAAGTACATTTAGTCCAAAGAAGACGCCCCCTCGGAAGTCGGCCTCTCTTTCCAACCTGCATAAT TTGGACCGGTCCACACGGGAGGTGGAACTGGGCCTTGACTACGGAACCCCCACCATGAACCTGGCCGGGCAGAGCCTGAAGTTTGAAAATGGCCAGTGGATAGCAGGTGAGCTGCATTTCCTGCCATTTTGCCCCAGCAAGATGGTGAAGGGCAGCCTGCACTTGGTGATCGCTGGTTGTGCCCTTCTGCCAGAGACGGGGATTAGTGGAGGTGTGGACCGGAGGGAGACCCAGCGCCTGCGGAGACGGAACCAGCAGCTGGAAGAAGAGAACAACCTCTTGCGGCTGAAGGTGGACATCCTGCTGGACATGGTGAGGAGGGCGGCCAGGGGGCGATGCCTTGGCTTTCCCTGGGCAGCTTCACAACGAGTCATTTCAGCCAGCCCACACTCTCGAGTGCCAGCTTGCCCAGGCACATTGCTCTGA